One window of the Amycolatopsis mediterranei genome contains the following:
- a CDS encoding ESX secretion-associated protein EspG, producing the protein MSNAVAVFDVIDEVIAPLSAEVPERPSVMEFYDPEFEIPPVLADTGPLPGRRSSPASSLADEVEQYTRFVAGMAAIGLAPGGEVTAEAVGLYRALRGGFIRGVVTGVFPARAKPWEVRFFGDEDYTTVLHKLGNHARLRSGFLSELPGWVFDGLPDRPPGPGEHLRIETDERGLIPHRCERAVELIRACAARPRLGTVLVDLAVRNAILAEYPHGAFGLVDNDLGRYQFSAAVARNGRWTVTWGPASRSTAEQWIVEAVQSHA; encoded by the coding sequence GTGAGCAACGCAGTCGCCGTCTTCGACGTCATCGACGAAGTCATCGCCCCGCTGTCGGCCGAGGTGCCGGAGCGGCCCTCGGTGATGGAGTTCTACGACCCCGAGTTCGAGATCCCGCCGGTGCTGGCGGACACCGGACCGCTGCCGGGCCGTCGCTCCTCGCCCGCGTCGAGCCTCGCGGACGAGGTGGAGCAGTACACGCGGTTCGTCGCCGGGATGGCCGCGATCGGCCTCGCGCCGGGTGGCGAGGTCACCGCGGAAGCCGTCGGCCTGTACCGGGCGCTGCGCGGTGGCTTCATCCGCGGCGTGGTCACCGGCGTCTTCCCGGCCCGGGCCAAGCCGTGGGAGGTGCGGTTCTTCGGCGACGAGGATTACACCACGGTGCTGCACAAGCTGGGCAACCACGCACGGCTGCGATCGGGCTTCCTCAGCGAGCTGCCGGGCTGGGTGTTCGACGGGCTGCCCGACCGGCCGCCGGGGCCGGGGGAGCACCTGCGCATCGAGACCGACGAGCGCGGGCTGATCCCGCACCGGTGCGAGCGGGCGGTCGAGCTGATCCGGGCGTGCGCGGCCCGGCCGCGGCTGGGCACGGTGCTGGTCGACCTCGCGGTGCGCAACGCGATCCTGGCCGAGTACCCGCACGGCGCGTTCGGGCTGGTGGACAACGACCTCGGCCGGTACCAGTTCAGCGCCGCGGTGGCCCGCAACGGGCGCTGGACGGTCACCTGGGGTCCGGCGTCGCGGAGCACGGCCGAGCAGTGGATCGTCGAGGCGGTGCAGAGCCATGCCTGA